A window of the Cicer arietinum cultivar CDC Frontier isolate Library 1 chromosome 6, Cicar.CDCFrontier_v2.0, whole genome shotgun sequence genome harbors these coding sequences:
- the LOC101497648 gene encoding receptor-like protein EIX2, whose amino-acid sequence MKSLMTILTSQMSFLLLVLFYITTFHKSMSSNHKVVGCNEKDKKTLLMFKNGLIDDYHMISTWTIEKDCCSWEGVYCDNITDRVTKVDLSFNNLEGKINLCILELEFLSYLDLRDNAFDVISLPTIQHNITHASKLVYLDLSFNHGHRLHMDNLHWLSPLSSLKYLNLGDIDLHNETNWLQMVVPLPSLLEFRCSACNLNNFTINLSIENLNLTSLQTLDLSFNNFNSKLPKQLFNLTKDLSYLDLSVSNIVGEIPSSLSNLRNLSFLDLSVNQFKGSFPDGIGQLEYIEYLDISYNQLKGSILDGIGQLTHLHYLDISRNMLNGSNDFSGVISQITFSNLSRLEFLDLSWSNFVFQFDLEWIPPFQLRELCLEYTNQGPNFPSWIYTQKSLKVLDLSNSGISLIDINKFSNLIEGILHLYLSNNSLIGDISNLTLKCHNLYLDHNNFTGGLPNISPMVYSVDLSYNSFSGSIPHSWKNLKDIYYINLWSNALSGEVLGHLSNLKQLIVMNLGENEFSGTIPINMSQQLEVIILRGNQFEGIIPTQLFNLSSLFHLDLAYNKLSGSISECVYNLTHMVTYHVTEIPRATVNLFTKGQDYVYEVRPERRTIDLSSNNFSGKVPMELFRLVQLQTLNLSHNNFIGTIPKTIGGMKNMESLDLSNNKFCGEIPQSMVLLNFLDYLNISYNNFSGKIPTGTQLQSFNASSYIGNPNLCGAPLKNCTTEEENHKYATPSKGDEDCDSFREFLYLGMGVGFAVSFWGICGSLFLIRKWRHTYFRFLDQVVDKLYVALMVKLNNFH is encoded by the coding sequence ATGAAATCACTCATGACTATTCTTACTTCACAAATGTCATTTCTTTTACTTGTACTTTTTTATATAACAACATTTCACAAAAGCATGTCTAGCAATCACAAGGTGGTTGGATGcaatgaaaaagataaaaagacTCTATTAATGTTCAAAAATGGATTAATTGATGATTATCATATGATTTCAACGTGGACAATCGAGAAAGATTGTTGTTCATGGGAAGGAGTTTATTGTGACAACATTACTGACAGAGTGACAAAAGTTGATCTTAGCTTCAATAATTTGGAAGGTAAGATCAATCTTTGCATTCTAGAACTTGAGTTTTTGAGTTATTTGGATTTGAGGGACAATGCTTTTGATGTGATAAGTCTTCCAACCATTCAACACAACATCACACATGCATCTAAACTTGTGTACCTTGACTTATCATTCAACCATGGTCATAGACTTCATATGGATAATCTTCATTGGCTTTCTCCACTTTCTTCCTTGAAATACCTCAACCTCGGTGACATTGACCTTCATAATGAAACCAATTGGCTTCAAATGGTTGTTCCACTTCCTTCACTATTAGAGTTCAGGTGTAGTGCTTGTAACCTGAACAACTTCACAATCAACCTGTCTATTGagaatttgaatttgacttCACTTCAAACTCTTGATCTTTCATTCAACAACTTCAACTCTAAATTACCTAAGCAGTTGTTTAATCTCACCAAAGACCTTTCATATCTTGATCTTTCAGTAAGCAATATAGTTGGTGAGATACCTTCAAGCTTATCAAACCTTAGAAATTTGAGTTTCCTTGATCTATCTGTTAACCAATTCAAAGGTTCATTTCCAGATGGAATAGGCCAACTAGAATATATTGAATACCTTGATATATCTTATAACCAACTCAAAGGATCAATTCTAGATGGAATAGGCCAACTTACACATCTTCACTACCTTGATATTTCTAGAAACATGTTAAATGGTTCTAATGATTTCTCTGGTGTAATATCACAAATAACTTTTTCCAACCTCTCTCGTTTAGAGTTTCTAGACTTGAGTTGGTCAAATTTTGTATTCCAATTCGATTTGGAATGGATTCCTCCTTTTCAACTTCGTGAATTGTGTTTGGAATATACAAATCAAGGCCCCAACTTTCCATCTTGGATATATACACAAAAGTCACTTAAAGTACTCGACTTATCAAATTCAGGAATTTCATTGATAGATATTAATAAGTTTTCAAACTTGATAGAAGGAATACTTCATCTCTATTTGTCAAATAATTCGTTGATCGGAGACATATCAAACCTAACACTAAAGTGtcataatttatatttggaCCACAACAATTTTACAGGAGGACTCCCAAACATATCACCAATGGTTTATAGCGTTGATTTGTCTTACAACTCCTTCTCAGGATCGATTCCACATAGTTGGAAGAACTTGAAAGACATATATTACATTAACTTGTGGAGTAATGCGTTATCTGGTGAAGTTCTAGGTCACCTctcaaatttgaaacaattgaTTGTCATGAATTTGGGAGAAAATGAATTTTCTGGAACCATACCAATCAATATGTCAcaacaattagaagtgatcatatTGAGAGGTAACCAATTTGAAGGGattattccaacacaattatTCAATCTCTCTTCTTTGTTTCATTTGGACCTTGCATATAACAAGCTTTCAGGATCTATATCAGAGTGCGTTTATAACTTAACTCATATGGTTACTTATCATGTCACTGAAATTCCTAGGGCTACTGTTAATTTGTTTACAAAAGGTCAAGATTATGTGTATGAAGTCCGACCTGAAAGGAGAACTATTGACCTTTCATCTAATAACTTTTCTGGAAAGGTGCCAATGGAATTATTTCGGCTTGTTCAACTTCAAACATTGAACTTATCTCACAATAATTTCATTGGAACGATACCAAAGACAATTGGAGGCATGAAAAATATGGAATCTCTTGATCTTTCTAATAACAAGTTTTGTGGTGAAATTCCTCAGAGCATGGTTCTTTTAAACTTTTTAGactatttaaatatatcttacAATAACTTTAGTGGAAAAATCCCAACAGGGACTCAACTTCAAAGTTTTAATGCATCGAGCTACATTGGGAATCCAAATTTGTGTGGAGCTCCTCTCAAAAACTGTACCACAGAAGAAGAGAATCATAAATATGCAACACCGTCTAAAGGGGATGAAGATTGTGATTCTTTTAGAGAGTTTTTGTATCTAGGCATGGGAGTTGGATTTGCAGTAAGTTTTTGGGGTATTTGTGGCTCTTTGTTTCTCATAAGGAAATGGAGGCACACATATTTTCGATTTCTTGATCAAGTGGTTGATAAACTCTATGTAGCTTTGATGGTAAAGTTAAATAACTTTCAttaa
- the LOC105852419 gene encoding zinc finger BED domain-containing protein DAYSLEEPER-like, producing MQQKSEQNSSPQNGCLQDAAKPSKKRQRANGILFDQERCNHDIAKMTILHDYSLDILKHPGFVDFVQTLCPQFNPSCLNSVEGFCVSMYLREKQNLLDLINRIPGRLNLTLDLWTSNQSTGYVFIRGHFIDSDCNLHHPILNVVTVPFCDSDDSLTQAVMTCLSDWHLEGRVLTLAVDKSFASESVKVNLQGHLSVNNHVILSGQLLNQNCYARVLSRLALDALQAMGETISKVRKCVKFVKFSESHEEKFIELKQQLQVPSLVNLLIDDRYKWDTTYHMLVAVCELKEVFACFDTTCPDFTMTLTMDDWNQVETLRTYLKYLYDAAQVLTARPHPTANLYFHEVSKLHMELTNAAFGHDPFLSSLILPLHKNFDQYWTESCLMLAVSVAVDPRHKMKLVESTFAKIFGDNAEPWIRIVEDGLHELFIDYNTDMLHFTASIGDEGDDIMSRTEPYEGPVDGSLFVDEGGISDFEFFISDFTCMQQFKSELDEYLEEPLLSDVKEFDILSWWRVNQPKYPTLSRLASDILSMSISTVSADSVFDTEIRKMDNYRSSLDSRTLEALICAKDWLRYKSIPKNVSNTLEKMKL from the coding sequence ATGCAGCAGAAAAGCGAACAAAACTCATCTCCCCAAAATGGTTGTCTGCAGGATGCTGCCAAACCATCCAAGAAAAGGCAAAGAGCTAATGGTATCTTATTTGATCAGGAGCGTTGCAACCATGACATTGCTAAAATGACAATTCTACATGATTATTCTCTTGATATTTTGAAACACCCGGGTTTCGTTGATTTCGTGCAGACTCTTTGTCCCCAGTTCAATCCATCATGTTTGAATTCCGTTGAAGGGTTTTGTGTTTCTATGTACCTCAGAGAGAAGCAAAATCTGTTAGATCTCATTAATAGGATTCCTGGACGACTCAACCTGACGTTGGACTTGTGGACTTCAAACCAGTCAACAGGGTATGTTTTTATTCGAGGACACTTCATTGATAGCGATTGCAACTTACATCATCCTATTCTCAATGTTGTTACAGTACCTTTTTGCGATTCCGATGATTCCCTAACCCAAGCCGTAATGACCTGCTTATCTGATTGGCATTTGGAGGGTCGGGTACTTACCCTTGCAGTCGATAAATCTTTCGCAAGTGAGAGTGTGAAGGTAAATTTGCAAGGCCATCTCTCTGTTAATAACCATGTGATTCTCAGTGGTCAGTTATTAAACCAGAATTGTTATGCCCGTGTTCTCAGTCGCCTTGCACTAGATGCACTACAAGCAATGGGAGAAACTATTAGCAAAGTTCGTAAGTGTGTGAAATTTGTGAAATTTTCTGAATCTCATGAAGAGAAGTTTATTGAGCTTAAACAACAACTTCAAGTACCTAGTTTGGTGAACCTTTTGATTGATGACCGATATAAATGGGATACAACATACCATATGCTCGTAGCTGTCTGTGAATTAAAGGAAGTCTTCGCTTGCTTTGATACCACTTGTCCCGATTTCACAATGACTCTAACTATGGACGACTGGAATCAGGTTGAAACTCTCCGCACATATTTGAAGTATTTGTATGATGCAGCTCAAGTTTTAACTGCCAGACCGCACCCAACTGCGAACTTATATTTTCACGAAGTCTCAAAACTTCATATGGAGTTGACCAATGCAGCCTTTGGTCATGATCCTTTTCTCAGTAGTTTGATTTTGCCTTTGCACAAGAATTTTGATCAGTATTGGACAGAAAGCTGTCTCATGTTGGCAGTTTCTGTAGCCGTGGACCCGAGGCATAAAATGAAACTTGTGGAATCCACCTTCGCTAAGATATTTGGAGATAATGCCGAACCATGGATAAGAATAGTTGAGGATGGCCTTCATGAACTATTCATTGATTATAACACTGATATGCTTCATTTTACGGCATCAATTGGCGATGAAGGGGATGATATTATGTCGAGGACAGAACCATATGAAGGGCCAGTTGATGGTTCTCTTTTTGTTGATGAAGGTGGAATTTCCGACTTTGAGTTTTTTATATCTGATTTTACTTGTATGCAGCAATTCAAGTCggaattggatgaatatttggAAGAACCTCTTCTGTCCGATGTAAAAGAATTTGATATTCTGAGTTGGTGGAGAGTAAATCAACCGAAGTATCCAACACTATCTAGACTCGCATCTGATATTTTGTCAATGTCGATATCCACTGTGTCTGCAGATTCTGTTTTTGACACAGAAATTAGAAAAATGGATAACTACCGTAGTTCGTTAGACTCTCGTACTCTTGAAGCCCTTATTTGTGCCAAGGACTGGCTCCGATATAAATCTATACCTAAAAATGTTTCAAATACACTTGAGAAAATGAAACTTTAG